One genomic segment of Styela clava chromosome 3, kaStyClav1.hap1.2, whole genome shotgun sequence includes these proteins:
- the LOC120342918 gene encoding heat shock cognate 71 kDa protein-like, translated as MKVIGIDLGTSNSCVAVYRKNQVEIIDNDQGERVTPSWVSFTDDERLIGNVAKQEVSSNFERTFFQIKRLIGRTYDDPMVQADMKLWGFNLIDEDNKPKISIEYRGRRKIFDPEEISAMILEYLKTAVEDRLDETITDAVITVPAYFNNTQRNATIDAGRIAGLNVLRVINEPTAAAIAYGLEKETNEEQNILVFDLGGGTFDVTIVRIKNKIFDVKATGGDTHLGGDDFDNRMVNLFVSEFNRKNDCDMSLNKHGINRLRIACENAKKNLSVKKNATVQVDGLHNGIDFRSSITRAKFDELNRDYFEKTFKTVKDALTSADMDKSEIDKVVLVGGSTRIPNVRNLLQDFFGEKKISKNINPDEAVAYGAAALASNISKEGLSGIKDLKISDVVPLSLGLRQSTGGMSIVVKRNTKIPTEKWKVNQTALDYQTESSFSIFEGERAAAKDNHFLGKFWIKGIPAALRGVEKFKTCFIVDENGILTVTSRNVSTGKENQITFDNSGKLSEREIRRMLEDANRFKQDDAEWKERREQAHKLENAVYAVKHAVTGEMSLNVSDKDKKKIIKICKKIINWMNDNQNPPIQDSQREMADLEKICKPIFKKIRDGSEILRIFQK; from the exons ATGAAAGTCATTGGTATTGATCTTGGTACATCGAATTCGTGCGTTGCTGTGTACAGGAAAAATCAG GTAGAAATTATCGACAACGACCAAGGAGAACGCGTAACTCCATCATGGGTGTCATTTACAGACGATGAGAGACTAATTGGCAATGTTGCCAAACAAGAAGTATCAAGCAATTTTGAAAGGACTTTCTTTC AGATTAAGCGTTTAATTGGCCGCACATACGATGATCCAATGGTGCAAGCCGACATGAAGTTGTGGGGATTCAATTTGATTGATGAAGACAATAAGCCCAAGATATCA ATTGAATATCGAGGCCGGCGCAAAATATTCGACCCGGAGGAAATCAGTGCTATGATTCTCGAATATCTCAAAACAGCTGTCGAAGATCGTCTTGATGAAACAATCACTGACGCAGTAATAACTGTTCCTGCATATTTCAATAATACTCAACGCAACGCAACCATAGATGCAGGAAGAATAGCTGGACTTAACGTTCTGCGTGTGATCAATGAACCGACTGCTGCTGCCATCGCTTATGGATTAGAAAAAGAG ACCAACGAAGAGCAGAATATTCTTGTCTTTGACCTGGGAGGTGGAACCTTTGACGTCACAATTGTTaggataaaaaacaaaatatttgacgTCAAGGCAACAGGCGGCGATACTCACTTAGGAG GAGATGATTTTGACAATCGCATGGTGAACCTTTTTGTCTCTGAGTTCAATCGTAAGAATGATTGCGATATGTCTCTAAACAAACATGGAATAAATCGACTACGTATCGCCTGTGAAAATGCAAAGAAGAACTTATCTGTGAAGAAAAATGCAac AGTTCAAGTAGATGGGCTTCATAACGGTATCGACTTCAGAAGTTCTATCACCAGGGCAAAGTTCGACGAGCTTAATcgtgattattttgaaaaaacttttaaaactGTAAAAGACGCACTTACAAGTGCTGATATGGATAAAAGTGAG ataGATAAGGTTGTGCTTGTCGGTGGATCTACACGAATTCCAAATGTGCGAAATTTGTTGCAAGATTTTTTTGGGGAAAAGAAAATCAGCAAAAATATTAATCCAGATGAAGCAGTCGCGTATGGAGCAGCAGCATTGGCTTCTAACATATCCAAAGAGGGACTATCTGGG aTAAAAGATTTAAAGATCAGTGACGTTGTTCCGCTGTCACTTGGATTGAGACAAAGTACAGGAGGCATGAGCATTGTTGTGAAACGTAATACAAAAATACCAACAGAAAAATGGAAAGTCAATCAGACAGCCCTTGATTATCAAACAGAATCGAGCTTCAGC ATATTTGAGGGCGAGCGGGCTGCTGCGAAGGATAACCATTTTCTTGGGAAGTTCTGGATCAAAGGCATACCTGCGGCTTTGCGAGGAGTTGAAAAATTCAAGACGTGTTTTATCGTAGATGAAAACGGAATTCTTACTGTGACCTCTCGCAATGTCAGCACTGGAAAAGAAAACCAAATCACATTTGATAACAGTGGAAAACTTAGTGAAAGAGAAATTAGACGAATG TTAGAAGATGCCAACAGATTCAAACAAGACGATGCAGAATGGAAAGAACGGCGTGAACAAGCTCACAAGCTCGAGAATGCAGTCTACGCCGTCAAGCATGCAGTTACCGGAGAAATGAGTTTGAATGTTTCGGATAAagacaagaaaaaaataatcaaaatctgCAAGAAAATAATCAACTGGATGAACGATAATCAG aatcCACCAATTCAGGATTCGCAGAGGGAAATGGCTGACCTGGAAAAAATATGCAAacccatatttaaaaaaatccgCGATGGTTCTGAAATTTTGCgcatttttcagaaatga